A genomic region of Cannabis sativa cultivar Pink pepper isolate KNU-18-1 chromosome 1, ASM2916894v1, whole genome shotgun sequence contains the following coding sequences:
- the LOC115706726 gene encoding uncharacterized protein LOC115706726 isoform X2: MPPEPLPWDRKDFFRERKQERSESLGSVARWRDSSHHGSRELNRWGSTDFRRPLGHGKQGGWRFFSEVPGHGYASRSSEKVLEDDGFRPSNSRGEGKYGRSSRENRGSYNQREWRGHTWETNNGFPSTPGRVHDVNNGFPSTPGRVHDVNNGFPSTPGRVHDMNNEQKSREDLPPYSPYSNGSFGNTWDQAQFKDQHEKAGGSMGLGTAQRCDRKHSMGINDWKPMKWTRSGSLSSRGSGFSHLSCSKTTGAVDSIDTKVESQMKNATPVQSPSADANACVASSAPSEEMTSRKKPRLGWGEGLAKYEKKKVEVPEVTFNRDGVFAVSNAEPSHSLSSSLIDKSPRVTSFSDCASPATPSSVACSSSPGVEEKSFGKAVSIDNDGSNLCGSPGPVSLNHGPVSLNHSEGFSFNLEKMDSNSISTLGSSLVELLQSDYPSSVDSTYVRSTAINKLLIWKAEISKTLEVTETEIDSLENELKSLKSITIGSSPSVSCSLPAEDRLISSEEEVITHLVPRPALLQIRSTDDAVAEELPISNSDKEEACANVKAEDVDSPGTVTSKFVEPLSLAKAVSSSDLLNHATGNSDGIPLTNQDVQHSVPGSGGEETVPDTYEDCSMLTEGEITAPIIDTLGSCTDGEVKLQSVILSSNKELAKGAHDVFNKLLPQNEFSLDSSEGLNASSQQDYTLVKEKFLMRKQFKRFKERVITLKFRAFQSLWKEDMRLLSIRKHRAKSQKKLELSLRSVHNGYQKHRSSIRSRFSSPGNLSLVPTAEVVNFTSKLLLDSQVKLHRNNLKMPALILDEREKIVSRFISNNGLVEDPCVVEKERAMINPWTPEEKEIFMDKLASCGKDFKKIASFLDHKTTADCVEFYYKNHKSDSFEKKKKLDCGKQVKSLANATYLKLNKKWNREMNAASLDILDVASVMAANADDCMRNQKACSGRLIFGGLSESKASRGDYGTDERSSSIDIVGNDRETFAADILAGLCGSLSSEAMSSCITSSVDPVEGYREWRSQKVDSVVRRPLTPDVTQYVDDGTCSDESCGEMDPTDWTDEEKAIFVQAVTSYGRDFAKISQCVRSRSRDQCKVFFSKARKCLGLDLIHPGPENERTFTGDDANGSGSGSENVCAREMGSGICSDKSGSKMDEDLPLSAVKMKNDETDPAENFTSLTAQSRSEGKNEREQLNSKRNIDASESQLSDSCPTQSRPNVVSDGDSKRNIDVQSRLEEKNGREQLSSKRNIGASETQESRPNVVSDGDSKRNIDASESQESRPNVVSDGDSTITQGVGEAKVIPIQETLPVLSSIDTGRDDGDEQGTSVAELESVSEGNENDKLFNTESVVGKKPVDEVSSDELANLMDRLDEKCNASTSGQSGLDSVVQDSNSTGNASHMTSDRNSCSGFSLNPDYQRQVSIELNSKEKSCVIPLAQEIPLVSANSISLNSGAIRCEKNGNEDKMSSSLDFQESRDVCHISVCKDESNAHVTGLPILTDAQSSQVLRACPVRMNVKVEVNGDVRCRNSSEVQGLSSSETSSNASLLQNCYLQRCSNVNPSCSTTQFPLMSQNTEQASDRRKSRSQSLSDSEKPSRIGGDVKLFGKILTAPSLPKADSNYRDNEENEGSNNHKLSNQSNMKFANLHNSDGNSTLLNFDHKNYLGIENVQMRNYSYWDGNRLQATFPSVPDSAILLAKYPAAFSNFSAPSSTMEQQSLQSVVNSNELDVNGVSAYPTREISNSKGMVDYQVYRSREAAKVQPFTVDVNQRQDMFSEVQRRNGIETISSFQHQGRGMVGINVLGRGGIVVGGGCTTGVTDPVVALKRHFAKTEQQYGGQSSSIIREDESWRGNGDMSR; this comes from the exons ATGCCGCCTGAACCACTGCCTTGGGATCGGAAGGACTTCTTCAGGGAGAGGAAGCAGGAGAGGTCGGAGTCCCTAGGGTCTGTCGCCAGATGGAGGGACTCTTCACATCATGGCTCGCGAGAGCTCAATCGATGGGGATCGACCGATTTTCGCAGACCATTAG GTCACGGTAAGCAAGGTGGTTGGCGATTTTTTTCTGAGGTGCCTGGCCATGGGTATGCATCTCGGTCCAGTGAGAAGGTTCTAGAAGATGATGGCTTCCGGCCTTCTAATTCTCGCGGAGAAGGGAAATATGGCAGAAGTAGTCGGGAAAATAGAGGCTCCTATAATCAAAGAGAATGGAGAGGTCACACCTGGGAAACAAATAATGGGTTTCCAAGCACACCTGGAAGAGTGCATGACGTGAACAATGGATTTCCAAGCACACCTGGAAGAGTGCATGACGTGAACAATGGGTTTCCAAGCACACCTGGAAGAGTGCATGACATGAACAATGAACAGAAATCACGAGAAGATTTGCCACCATATTCACCTTATTCGAATGGTAGCTTTGGAAACACATGGGATCAGGCTCAGTTTAAGGACCAGCATGAGAAGGCAGGTGGTTCCATGGGGTTGGGCACAGCTCAGAGATGTGATAGGAAGCATTCTATGGGCATAAATGATTGGAAGCCTATGAAGTGGACAAGATCTGGAAGCTTATCTTCAAGAGGTTCAGGTTTCAGCCACTTGAGTTGCTCTAAGACTACTGGGGCTGTTGATTCAATTGACACAAAGGTTGAATCGCAGATGAAAAATGCAACTCCAGTTCAGTCTCCTTCAGCAGATGCTAACGCATGTGTGGCATCTTCTGCACCATCAGAGGAGATGACTTCCAGGAAGAAGCCACGCCTTGGATGGGGTGAGGGATTGGCCAAGTATGAGAAAAAGAAAGTTGAAGTCCCTGAAGTCACCTTTAACAGAGATGGAGTATTTGCTGTAAGCAATGCAGAACCTTCTCATTCTCTCAGTTCAAGCCTGATTGATAAAAGCCCTAGAGTGACGAGTTTTTCAGATTGTGCATCTCCTGCAACCCCATCGTCTGTTGCTTGCAGTTCTTCCCCAG GTGTGGAAGAGAAATCATTTGGCAAGGCAGTGAGTATTGATAATGATGGTAGTAACTTATGTGGCTCACCTGGTCCTGTGTCTCTTAATCATGGTCCTGTGTCTCTTAATCATTCAGAAGGATTCTCGTTTAACTTGGAAAAAATGGATTCAAACTCAATATCAACATTGGGCTCGTCACTAGTTGAGTTACTACAGTCAGATTATCCAAGTTCAGTGGACTCAACTTATGTGAGGTCTACTGCAATTAATAAGTTGCTGATATGGAAGGCTGAAATTTCAAAGACCTTGGAGGTGACAGAAACAGAAATTGATTCACTTGAAAATGAACTCAAATCATTGAAATCCATCACTATCGGTAGCTCTCCATCAGTTTCTTGTTCTTTGCCTGCAGAGGACCGTTTAATATCTTCTGAAGAAGAAGTTATTACCCATCTTGTCCCACGTCCTGCTCTGTTGCAAATTAGATCCACTGATGATGCAGTTGCGGAAGAGTTACCAATCAGCAATAGTGATAAGGAAGAAGCTTGTGCAAATGTGAAGGCTGAGGATGTTGATAGTCCTGGAACTGTGACTTCGAAGTTTGTTGAGCCATTATCTTTGGCTAAAGCTGTATCTTCTTCGGATTTGTTGAATCATGCTACTGGGAATTCGGATGGCATTCCATTGACCAACCAAGATGTGCAACACTCAGTGCCTGGTTCAGGAGGAGAGGAAACTGTTCCAGATACTTATGAGGATTGTAGTATGCTAACTGAGGGTGAAATAACTGCACCTATAATTGATACTTTGGGCTCATGTACTGACGGAGAAGTTAAATTACAGAGTGTCATTTTGTCGTCAAATAAAGAGTTAGCGAAGGGAGCTCATGATGTATTTAATAAGCTATTGCCTCAAAATGAATTTAGCCTGGATAGTTCTGAAGGTCTCAATGCCTCATCTCAGCAGGATTATACACTAGTTAAGGAGAAATTTCTGATGAGGAAGCAGTTTAAAAGGTTTAAGGAGAGAGTTATAACCTTGAAATTCAGAGCGTTCCAAAGCTTGTGGAAGGAAGACATGCGTTTGCTATCTATAAGGAAACACCGTGCAAAATCTCAGAAAAAGCTTGAATTAAGCTTACGGTCAGTGCATAATGGTTATCAAAAGCATCGATCTTCTATCCGTTCTCGTTTTTCTTCACCAG GAAACTTAAGTTTGGTCCCTACAGCAGAAGTTGTTAATTTTACAAGCAAGTTGCTGCTGGATTCTCAGGTCAAGCTTCATAGAAACAACTTGAAGATGCCTGCTCTGATTTTGGACGAAAGGGAGAAGATTGTGTCAAGGTTTATTTCTAATAATGGCTTAGTTGAAGATCCCTGTGTTGTTGAGAAGGAGAGGGCTATGATTAATCCCTGGACCCCTGAAGAAAAAGAGATCTTCATGGATAAGCTAGCATCTTGTGGGaaggattttaaaaaaatagcctCTTTTCTTGATCACAAGACAACCGCTGACTGTGTTGAGTTCTACTACAAAAACCACAAATCTGATTCTTTtgagaaaaagaagaaattgGACTGTGGTAAGCAGGTCAAGTCCTTGGCTAATGCTACATACTTGAAGCTAAACAAAAAGTGGAATCGCGAGATGAATGCTGCTTCCCTTGATATTCTGGATGTGGCTTCAGTGATGGCGGCTAATGCTGATGATTGCATGAGAAATCAGAAGGCATGCTCTGGAAGGTTGATTTTTGGAGGGTTGAGTGAATCTAAAGCATCACGGGGTGATTATGGTACTGATGAAAGATCATCTAGCATTGATATCGTTGGGAATGATAGAGAGACATTTGCTGCTGATATTCTGGCTGGTTTATGTGGATCCCTATCATCAGAGGCGATGAGTTCTTGTATTACAAGTTCTGTTGATCCTGTGGAGGGCTACAGGGAGTGGAGGTCTCAGAAAGTTGATTCTGTAGTTAGACGTCCTTTAACACCTGATGTTACACAATATGTTGATGACGGGACTTGTTCTGATGAGAGTTGTGGGGAAATGGATCCAACTGACTGGACAGATGAGGAAAAAGCTATCTTTGTCCAGGCAGTTACATCATATGGTAGGGATTTTGCCAAGATCTCTCAGTGTGTTAGATCGAGGTCCCGGGATCAGTGCAAAGTTTTCTTTAGTAAGGCTAGGAAGTGCCTTGGACTTGATCTGATACATCCTGGACCAGAAAATGAAAGAACGTTTACAGGTGATGATGCTAATGGAAGTGGAAGTGGCTCTGAAAATGTCTGTGCTCGAGAAATGGGGTCAGGTATTTGCAGTGATAAGTCAGGTTCTAAAATGGATGAGGACTTGCCATTGTCTGCTGTGAAGATGAAGAATGATGAAACTGACCCAGCTGAGAACTTTACTTCACTAACTGCGCAGAGCAGGTCAGAGGGGAAAAATGAAAGGGAGCAACTAAACAGTAAAAGAAATATAGACGCTTCAGAATCTCAGCTGTCTGATTCATGTCCAACTCAGAGTAGGCCCAATGTAGTATCTGATGGCGATAGTAAAAGAAACATTGACGTACAGAGCAGGTTAGAGGAAAAAAATGGAAGGGAACAACTAAGCAGTAAAAGAAACATTGGCGCTTCAGAAACTCAGGAGAGTAGGCCTAATGTAGTGTCTGATGGCGATAGTAAAAGAAACATCGATGCTTCAGAATCTCAGGAGAGTAGGCCCAATGTAGTGTCTGATGGTGATAGTACTATCACACAAGGTGTTGGCGAAGCAAAGGTTATTCCTATCCAAGAAACACTCCCTGTGTTGTCCAGTATAGACACAGGAAGAGATGATGGGGATGAACAAGGGACTTCTGTTGCAGAATTGGAATCTGTTAGTGAGGGAAATGAAAATGATAAGCTATTCAATACAGAATCTGTGGTTGGGAAGAAGCCTGTAGATGAAGTATCTTCTGATGAACTTGCGAACCTAATGGACAGGCTAGATGAGAAGTGCAATGCAAGTACTAGTGGGCAAAGCGGCTTAGACTCTGTGGTACAGGATTCAAATTCAACTGGCAATGCTTCCCACATGACTTCTGATAGAAACTCCTGTTCGGGATTCAGTCTGAACCCGGACTATCAGCGTCAAGTTTCTATAGAGTTGAATTCCAAGGAAAAGTCTTGTGTAATCCCATTGGCTCAAGAGATTCCTCTTGTCTCTGCAAATTCTATATCGCTGAACTCTGGTGCTATTCGGTGTGAGAAAAATGGTAATGAAGATAAAATGTCATCATCACTGGATTTTCAGGAGAGCAGAGATGTGTGTCATATATCTGTTTGTAAAGATGAATCTAATGCCCATGTAACAGGTCTTCCTATATTAACCGATGCTCAATCCTCCCAGGTTCTGAGGGCCTGTCCAGTACGAATGAATGTTAAAGTAGAGGTGAATGGGGATGTCAGGTGCAGAAATTCCTCTGAAGTTCAAGGCCTTTCCAGCTCAGAAACAAGTAGCAATGCTTCTTTATTGCAAAATTGCTATCTACAAAGGTGCAGCAATGTGAATCCTTCTTGTTCAACGACTCAGTTTCCACTCATGTCTCAAAATACAGAACAAGCAAGTGATCGTCGAAAATCTCGTTCGCAGAGTTTGTCGGATTCAGAAAAGCCAAGTAGGATCGGTGGTGATGTGAAATTGTTTGGTAAGATACTTACTGCTCCATCTTTGCCAAAGGCGGATTCCAATTACCGGGATAATGAAGAAAACGAAGGGAGTAACAACCATAAGTTGAGCAACCAGTCTAACATGAAGTTCGCGAACCTCCACAATTCAGATGGAAATTCTACCCTCTTAAATTTTGATCATAAAAATTATTTGGGTATTGAGAATGTTCAAATGAGGAATTACTCTTATTGGGATGGAAACAGATTGCAAGCCACATTTCCATCTGTGCCGGATTCTGCGATTTTGCTAGCCAAGTATCCTGCTGCCTTCAGTAATTTCTCTGCTCCCTCATCTACAATGGAGCAGCAGTCATTGCAGTCAGTTGTCAATAGTAATGAGCTCGATGTGAACGGCGTGTCTGCTTATCCGACCAGGGAGATTAGTAACAGCAAGGGAATGGTTGATTATCAGGTGTACCGGAGCCGAGAGGCTGCTAAAGTGCAGCCATTTACTGTAGATGTGAATCAGAGACAAGACATGTTCTCTGAGGTGCAAAGACGGAATGGAATTGAAACTATTTCCAGCTTTCAGCACCAAGGAAGAGGGATGGTTGGAATAAATGTCTTGGGGAGGGGAGGTATTGTTGTCGGTGGAGGATGCACCACGGGTGTGACGGATCCTGTGGTTGCGCTTAAAAGACACTTTGCAAAAACTGAGCAGCAATATGGGGGCCAGAGTAGCAGCATTATCAGAGAGGATGAATCTTGGAGAGGGAATGGGGACATGAGCAGGTAG
- the LOC115706726 gene encoding uncharacterized protein LOC115706726 isoform X1, whose product MPPEPLPWDRKDFFRERKQERSESLGSVARWRDSSHHGSRELNRWGSTDFRRPLGHGKQGGWRFFSEVPGHGYASRSSEKVLEDDGFRPSNSRGEGKYGRSSRENRGSYNQREWRGHTWETNNGFPSTPGRVHDVNNGFPSTPGRVHDVNNGFPSTPGRVHDMNNEQKSREDLPPYSPYSNGSFGNTWDQAQFKDQHEKAGGSMGLGTAQRCDRKHSMGINDWKPMKWTRSGSLSSRGSGFSHLSCSKTTGAVDSIDTKVESQMKNATPVQSPSADANACVASSAPSEEMTSRKKPRLGWGEGLAKYEKKKVEVPEVTFNRDGVFAVSNAEPSHSLSSSLIDKSPRVTSFSDCASPATPSSVACSSSPGVEEKSFGKAVSIDNDGSNLCGSPGPVSLNHGPVSLNHSEGFSFNLEKMDSNSISTLGSSLVELLQSDYPSSVDSTYVRSTAINKLLIWKAEISKTLEVTETEIDSLENELKSLKSITIGSSPSVSCSLPAEDRLISSEEEVITHLVPRPALLQIRSTDDAVAEELPISNSDKEEACANVKAEDVDSPGTVTSKFVEPLSLAKAVSSSDLLNHATGNSDGIPLTNQDVQHSVPGSGGEETVPDTYEDCSMLTEGEITAPIIDTLGSCTDGEVKLQSVILSSNKELAKGAHDVFNKLLPQNEFSLDSSEGLNASSQQDYTLVKEKFLMRKQFKRFKERVITLKFRAFQSLWKEDMRLLSIRKHRAKSQKKLELSLRSVHNGYQKHRSSIRSRFSSPAGNLSLVPTAEVVNFTSKLLLDSQVKLHRNNLKMPALILDEREKIVSRFISNNGLVEDPCVVEKERAMINPWTPEEKEIFMDKLASCGKDFKKIASFLDHKTTADCVEFYYKNHKSDSFEKKKKLDCGKQVKSLANATYLKLNKKWNREMNAASLDILDVASVMAANADDCMRNQKACSGRLIFGGLSESKASRGDYGTDERSSSIDIVGNDRETFAADILAGLCGSLSSEAMSSCITSSVDPVEGYREWRSQKVDSVVRRPLTPDVTQYVDDGTCSDESCGEMDPTDWTDEEKAIFVQAVTSYGRDFAKISQCVRSRSRDQCKVFFSKARKCLGLDLIHPGPENERTFTGDDANGSGSGSENVCAREMGSGICSDKSGSKMDEDLPLSAVKMKNDETDPAENFTSLTAQSRSEGKNEREQLNSKRNIDASESQLSDSCPTQSRPNVVSDGDSKRNIDVQSRLEEKNGREQLSSKRNIGASETQESRPNVVSDGDSKRNIDASESQESRPNVVSDGDSTITQGVGEAKVIPIQETLPVLSSIDTGRDDGDEQGTSVAELESVSEGNENDKLFNTESVVGKKPVDEVSSDELANLMDRLDEKCNASTSGQSGLDSVVQDSNSTGNASHMTSDRNSCSGFSLNPDYQRQVSIELNSKEKSCVIPLAQEIPLVSANSISLNSGAIRCEKNGNEDKMSSSLDFQESRDVCHISVCKDESNAHVTGLPILTDAQSSQVLRACPVRMNVKVEVNGDVRCRNSSEVQGLSSSETSSNASLLQNCYLQRCSNVNPSCSTTQFPLMSQNTEQASDRRKSRSQSLSDSEKPSRIGGDVKLFGKILTAPSLPKADSNYRDNEENEGSNNHKLSNQSNMKFANLHNSDGNSTLLNFDHKNYLGIENVQMRNYSYWDGNRLQATFPSVPDSAILLAKYPAAFSNFSAPSSTMEQQSLQSVVNSNELDVNGVSAYPTREISNSKGMVDYQVYRSREAAKVQPFTVDVNQRQDMFSEVQRRNGIETISSFQHQGRGMVGINVLGRGGIVVGGGCTTGVTDPVVALKRHFAKTEQQYGGQSSSIIREDESWRGNGDMSR is encoded by the exons ATGCCGCCTGAACCACTGCCTTGGGATCGGAAGGACTTCTTCAGGGAGAGGAAGCAGGAGAGGTCGGAGTCCCTAGGGTCTGTCGCCAGATGGAGGGACTCTTCACATCATGGCTCGCGAGAGCTCAATCGATGGGGATCGACCGATTTTCGCAGACCATTAG GTCACGGTAAGCAAGGTGGTTGGCGATTTTTTTCTGAGGTGCCTGGCCATGGGTATGCATCTCGGTCCAGTGAGAAGGTTCTAGAAGATGATGGCTTCCGGCCTTCTAATTCTCGCGGAGAAGGGAAATATGGCAGAAGTAGTCGGGAAAATAGAGGCTCCTATAATCAAAGAGAATGGAGAGGTCACACCTGGGAAACAAATAATGGGTTTCCAAGCACACCTGGAAGAGTGCATGACGTGAACAATGGATTTCCAAGCACACCTGGAAGAGTGCATGACGTGAACAATGGGTTTCCAAGCACACCTGGAAGAGTGCATGACATGAACAATGAACAGAAATCACGAGAAGATTTGCCACCATATTCACCTTATTCGAATGGTAGCTTTGGAAACACATGGGATCAGGCTCAGTTTAAGGACCAGCATGAGAAGGCAGGTGGTTCCATGGGGTTGGGCACAGCTCAGAGATGTGATAGGAAGCATTCTATGGGCATAAATGATTGGAAGCCTATGAAGTGGACAAGATCTGGAAGCTTATCTTCAAGAGGTTCAGGTTTCAGCCACTTGAGTTGCTCTAAGACTACTGGGGCTGTTGATTCAATTGACACAAAGGTTGAATCGCAGATGAAAAATGCAACTCCAGTTCAGTCTCCTTCAGCAGATGCTAACGCATGTGTGGCATCTTCTGCACCATCAGAGGAGATGACTTCCAGGAAGAAGCCACGCCTTGGATGGGGTGAGGGATTGGCCAAGTATGAGAAAAAGAAAGTTGAAGTCCCTGAAGTCACCTTTAACAGAGATGGAGTATTTGCTGTAAGCAATGCAGAACCTTCTCATTCTCTCAGTTCAAGCCTGATTGATAAAAGCCCTAGAGTGACGAGTTTTTCAGATTGTGCATCTCCTGCAACCCCATCGTCTGTTGCTTGCAGTTCTTCCCCAG GTGTGGAAGAGAAATCATTTGGCAAGGCAGTGAGTATTGATAATGATGGTAGTAACTTATGTGGCTCACCTGGTCCTGTGTCTCTTAATCATGGTCCTGTGTCTCTTAATCATTCAGAAGGATTCTCGTTTAACTTGGAAAAAATGGATTCAAACTCAATATCAACATTGGGCTCGTCACTAGTTGAGTTACTACAGTCAGATTATCCAAGTTCAGTGGACTCAACTTATGTGAGGTCTACTGCAATTAATAAGTTGCTGATATGGAAGGCTGAAATTTCAAAGACCTTGGAGGTGACAGAAACAGAAATTGATTCACTTGAAAATGAACTCAAATCATTGAAATCCATCACTATCGGTAGCTCTCCATCAGTTTCTTGTTCTTTGCCTGCAGAGGACCGTTTAATATCTTCTGAAGAAGAAGTTATTACCCATCTTGTCCCACGTCCTGCTCTGTTGCAAATTAGATCCACTGATGATGCAGTTGCGGAAGAGTTACCAATCAGCAATAGTGATAAGGAAGAAGCTTGTGCAAATGTGAAGGCTGAGGATGTTGATAGTCCTGGAACTGTGACTTCGAAGTTTGTTGAGCCATTATCTTTGGCTAAAGCTGTATCTTCTTCGGATTTGTTGAATCATGCTACTGGGAATTCGGATGGCATTCCATTGACCAACCAAGATGTGCAACACTCAGTGCCTGGTTCAGGAGGAGAGGAAACTGTTCCAGATACTTATGAGGATTGTAGTATGCTAACTGAGGGTGAAATAACTGCACCTATAATTGATACTTTGGGCTCATGTACTGACGGAGAAGTTAAATTACAGAGTGTCATTTTGTCGTCAAATAAAGAGTTAGCGAAGGGAGCTCATGATGTATTTAATAAGCTATTGCCTCAAAATGAATTTAGCCTGGATAGTTCTGAAGGTCTCAATGCCTCATCTCAGCAGGATTATACACTAGTTAAGGAGAAATTTCTGATGAGGAAGCAGTTTAAAAGGTTTAAGGAGAGAGTTATAACCTTGAAATTCAGAGCGTTCCAAAGCTTGTGGAAGGAAGACATGCGTTTGCTATCTATAAGGAAACACCGTGCAAAATCTCAGAAAAAGCTTGAATTAAGCTTACGGTCAGTGCATAATGGTTATCAAAAGCATCGATCTTCTATCCGTTCTCGTTTTTCTTCACCAG CAGGAAACTTAAGTTTGGTCCCTACAGCAGAAGTTGTTAATTTTACAAGCAAGTTGCTGCTGGATTCTCAGGTCAAGCTTCATAGAAACAACTTGAAGATGCCTGCTCTGATTTTGGACGAAAGGGAGAAGATTGTGTCAAGGTTTATTTCTAATAATGGCTTAGTTGAAGATCCCTGTGTTGTTGAGAAGGAGAGGGCTATGATTAATCCCTGGACCCCTGAAGAAAAAGAGATCTTCATGGATAAGCTAGCATCTTGTGGGaaggattttaaaaaaatagcctCTTTTCTTGATCACAAGACAACCGCTGACTGTGTTGAGTTCTACTACAAAAACCACAAATCTGATTCTTTtgagaaaaagaagaaattgGACTGTGGTAAGCAGGTCAAGTCCTTGGCTAATGCTACATACTTGAAGCTAAACAAAAAGTGGAATCGCGAGATGAATGCTGCTTCCCTTGATATTCTGGATGTGGCTTCAGTGATGGCGGCTAATGCTGATGATTGCATGAGAAATCAGAAGGCATGCTCTGGAAGGTTGATTTTTGGAGGGTTGAGTGAATCTAAAGCATCACGGGGTGATTATGGTACTGATGAAAGATCATCTAGCATTGATATCGTTGGGAATGATAGAGAGACATTTGCTGCTGATATTCTGGCTGGTTTATGTGGATCCCTATCATCAGAGGCGATGAGTTCTTGTATTACAAGTTCTGTTGATCCTGTGGAGGGCTACAGGGAGTGGAGGTCTCAGAAAGTTGATTCTGTAGTTAGACGTCCTTTAACACCTGATGTTACACAATATGTTGATGACGGGACTTGTTCTGATGAGAGTTGTGGGGAAATGGATCCAACTGACTGGACAGATGAGGAAAAAGCTATCTTTGTCCAGGCAGTTACATCATATGGTAGGGATTTTGCCAAGATCTCTCAGTGTGTTAGATCGAGGTCCCGGGATCAGTGCAAAGTTTTCTTTAGTAAGGCTAGGAAGTGCCTTGGACTTGATCTGATACATCCTGGACCAGAAAATGAAAGAACGTTTACAGGTGATGATGCTAATGGAAGTGGAAGTGGCTCTGAAAATGTCTGTGCTCGAGAAATGGGGTCAGGTATTTGCAGTGATAAGTCAGGTTCTAAAATGGATGAGGACTTGCCATTGTCTGCTGTGAAGATGAAGAATGATGAAACTGACCCAGCTGAGAACTTTACTTCACTAACTGCGCAGAGCAGGTCAGAGGGGAAAAATGAAAGGGAGCAACTAAACAGTAAAAGAAATATAGACGCTTCAGAATCTCAGCTGTCTGATTCATGTCCAACTCAGAGTAGGCCCAATGTAGTATCTGATGGCGATAGTAAAAGAAACATTGACGTACAGAGCAGGTTAGAGGAAAAAAATGGAAGGGAACAACTAAGCAGTAAAAGAAACATTGGCGCTTCAGAAACTCAGGAGAGTAGGCCTAATGTAGTGTCTGATGGCGATAGTAAAAGAAACATCGATGCTTCAGAATCTCAGGAGAGTAGGCCCAATGTAGTGTCTGATGGTGATAGTACTATCACACAAGGTGTTGGCGAAGCAAAGGTTATTCCTATCCAAGAAACACTCCCTGTGTTGTCCAGTATAGACACAGGAAGAGATGATGGGGATGAACAAGGGACTTCTGTTGCAGAATTGGAATCTGTTAGTGAGGGAAATGAAAATGATAAGCTATTCAATACAGAATCTGTGGTTGGGAAGAAGCCTGTAGATGAAGTATCTTCTGATGAACTTGCGAACCTAATGGACAGGCTAGATGAGAAGTGCAATGCAAGTACTAGTGGGCAAAGCGGCTTAGACTCTGTGGTACAGGATTCAAATTCAACTGGCAATGCTTCCCACATGACTTCTGATAGAAACTCCTGTTCGGGATTCAGTCTGAACCCGGACTATCAGCGTCAAGTTTCTATAGAGTTGAATTCCAAGGAAAAGTCTTGTGTAATCCCATTGGCTCAAGAGATTCCTCTTGTCTCTGCAAATTCTATATCGCTGAACTCTGGTGCTATTCGGTGTGAGAAAAATGGTAATGAAGATAAAATGTCATCATCACTGGATTTTCAGGAGAGCAGAGATGTGTGTCATATATCTGTTTGTAAAGATGAATCTAATGCCCATGTAACAGGTCTTCCTATATTAACCGATGCTCAATCCTCCCAGGTTCTGAGGGCCTGTCCAGTACGAATGAATGTTAAAGTAGAGGTGAATGGGGATGTCAGGTGCAGAAATTCCTCTGAAGTTCAAGGCCTTTCCAGCTCAGAAACAAGTAGCAATGCTTCTTTATTGCAAAATTGCTATCTACAAAGGTGCAGCAATGTGAATCCTTCTTGTTCAACGACTCAGTTTCCACTCATGTCTCAAAATACAGAACAAGCAAGTGATCGTCGAAAATCTCGTTCGCAGAGTTTGTCGGATTCAGAAAAGCCAAGTAGGATCGGTGGTGATGTGAAATTGTTTGGTAAGATACTTACTGCTCCATCTTTGCCAAAGGCGGATTCCAATTACCGGGATAATGAAGAAAACGAAGGGAGTAACAACCATAAGTTGAGCAACCAGTCTAACATGAAGTTCGCGAACCTCCACAATTCAGATGGAAATTCTACCCTCTTAAATTTTGATCATAAAAATTATTTGGGTATTGAGAATGTTCAAATGAGGAATTACTCTTATTGGGATGGAAACAGATTGCAAGCCACATTTCCATCTGTGCCGGATTCTGCGATTTTGCTAGCCAAGTATCCTGCTGCCTTCAGTAATTTCTCTGCTCCCTCATCTACAATGGAGCAGCAGTCATTGCAGTCAGTTGTCAATAGTAATGAGCTCGATGTGAACGGCGTGTCTGCTTATCCGACCAGGGAGATTAGTAACAGCAAGGGAATGGTTGATTATCAGGTGTACCGGAGCCGAGAGGCTGCTAAAGTGCAGCCATTTACTGTAGATGTGAATCAGAGACAAGACATGTTCTCTGAGGTGCAAAGACGGAATGGAATTGAAACTATTTCCAGCTTTCAGCACCAAGGAAGAGGGATGGTTGGAATAAATGTCTTGGGGAGGGGAGGTATTGTTGTCGGTGGAGGATGCACCACGGGTGTGACGGATCCTGTGGTTGCGCTTAAAAGACACTTTGCAAAAACTGAGCAGCAATATGGGGGCCAGAGTAGCAGCATTATCAGAGAGGATGAATCTTGGAGAGGGAATGGGGACATGAGCAGGTAG